The following proteins come from a genomic window of Macrobrachium nipponense isolate FS-2020 chromosome 18, ASM1510439v2, whole genome shotgun sequence:
- the LOC135197327 gene encoding NADH dehydrogenase [ubiquinone] iron-sulfur protein 6, mitochondrial-like: MSAVRLTKISCRSLQALPAAFSGRCRSVQTTSVTLNDSPTHTGQAFDPDDSRNVRFISTPRQTNERWAINLIKEVPPKGVDARVVACDGGPGALGHPRVYINLDQPGNHSCIYCGLRFYKKDSH; this comes from the exons ATGTCTGCTGTAAGATTGACCAAAATTTCCTGCCGGAGTCTTCAGGCACTTCCTGCAGCGTTTTCCGGCCGCTGTAGAAGTGTGCAGACGACCTCCGTCACGCTAAACGACAGTCCAACTCACACGGGACAG GCTTTTGATCCCGATGATAGCCGGAATGTGAGATTCATAAGTACCCCAAGACAAACAAATGAACGATGGGCCATAAACTTGATTAAAGAAGTCCCTCCAAAGGGTGTTGATGCTCGTGTTGTTGCTTGTGATGGTGGTCCTGGTGCACTAGGTCATCCAAGAGTATACATCAATTTG GACCAGCCCGGCAACCACAGCTGTATTTACTGTGGATTACGATTTTACAAAAAGGACTCCCACTAA